A section of the Vidua macroura isolate BioBank_ID:100142 unplaced genomic scaffold, ASM2450914v1 whyUn_scaffold_127, whole genome shotgun sequence genome encodes:
- the LOC128802621 gene encoding antigen peptide transporter 1-like isoform X2, whose product MMSPPPRPITGVTPGRDFGGIPAVPAQPLARAVGFPGKGGGCWEGTEPASVAPPSLRTGTHWEQYREPHGPPGTPRQRRREEPGATGRGTGTHQDQSKTHQDPAVPMSPMLSPPIRRLLTLLGPERGRWTLVGGLMSASALGEVAAPYFTGRVTDRVAQEDATAAVWPLVLVGLGSAITELACDSMAAVALTRARDRLQRGAVAAVLRGDVPGPGGSLGDTPGAVAARVTGDAEAAHSALGDVLVPGLWALARAVSLLAVVAWLSPVLGLLTLLALPLFLLLPRAVGRIQQDLARQVRAAQASTTAVALESLGAMGTVRAFGHEAGVTKRVQQCLAQGHQLEQKEALAYAAGLWASGFPALVLKLVLLFLGGRLVSAGTVTRGELVTILMCQLHFTKAVEAMLHYVPILAKAIGSSETLLELLEQARTVTLAGPPSPVTPRGHETTWTQGLCLKDVWMSYPGRPEPVLKGVSLSLRPGEVVAVLAPPGGGKSSLVAAALGLRPLAGGAVLLNGIPLTPRSDPALREQVAGVLQCPSLLSRSLSANITLGWGHKEGTQVMAATRRVGVHAWAKQLPHGYDTEVGPRGMQLSGGQAQGVALARALLRNPQVLVLDEPTRALDPMTRRQVEQELLCPGTGEGPAVLLVTGRVALAQQAPRVALLEGGRLRELGTPGELRTLRWGTAGDTEDGEGDD is encoded by the exons ATGATGTCACCCCCACCGCGACCAATCACAGGCGTTACTCCAGGCCGGGATTTCGGGGGAATTCCCGCCGTGCCCGCCCAGCCCCTCGCGCGCGCTGTCGGCTTTCCGGGAAAAGGCGGCggctgctgggaagggaccGAGCCGGCGTCGGTCGCACCTCCAAGCCTCCggactgggacacactgggagcAGTACCGGGAGCCGCACGGACCCCCTGGGACTCCCCGGCAGCGACGGCGAGAAGAACCGGGAGCAACCGGGCGCGGCACCGGGACCCACCAGGACCAAAGCAAGACCCACCAGGACCCAGCGGTCCCCATGTCCCCGATGTTGTCCCCCCCCATACGCCGGCTCCTGACCCTGCTGGGCCCCGAGCGCGGGCGCTGGACGCTGGTGGGAGGGCTGATGTCGGCTTCTGCTCTCG GTGAGGTGGCTGCCCCCTACTTCACGGGCCGTGTCACCGACCGGGTGGCGCAGGAGGACGCAACAGCGGCCGTGTGGCCCCTTGTGCTGGTGGGGCTCGGCAG TGCCATCACCGAACTGGCCTGTGACAGCATGGCAGCTGTGGCGCTGACACGGGCGCGGGACCGGCTCCAGCGCGGTGCGGTGGCCGCGGTGCTCCGCGGGGACGTGCCCGGGCCGGGGGGCAGCCTGGGGGACACGCCAGGCGCGGTGGCCGCGCGGGTGACAGGGGACGCCGAGGCGGCGCACTCAGCACTGGGCGATGTGCTGGTGCCGGGGCTGTGGGCATTGGCTCgggctgtgtcactgctggccGTGGtggcctggctgtccccagtgctgggccTGCTCACCCTCCTGGCgctgcccctcttcctgctgctgccacgcGCCGTCGGGCGCATCCAACAG gaccTGGCACGGCAGGTGCGGGCAGCGCAGGCCAGCACCACGGCGGTGGCCCTGGAGTCCCTGGGGGCCATGGGGACCGTCCGGGCCTTTGGGCACGAGGCCGGTGTCACCAAGCGTGTCCAGCAGTGCCTCGCCCAGGGACACCAGCTGGAGCAGAAGGAGGCGCTGGCTTACGCGGCCGGGCTCTGGGCCAGCGGG ttTCCTGCACTGGTCCTGAAGCtggtgctgctcttcctgggggGACGCTTGGTGTCTGCGGGGACTGTCACCCGTGGGGAGCTGGTCACCATCCTCATGTGCCAGCTGCACTTCACCAAGGCTGTGGAG gcCATGCTCCATTATGTCCCGATCCTGGCCAAGGCCATTGGCTCCTCTGAGACACTCCTGGAACTGCTGGAGCAGGCCAGGACAGTGACACTCGCAGGGCCACCGTCACCTGTTACCCCCCGGGGCCATGAGACCACATGGACTCAAGGCCTGTGCCTCAAGGATGTCTGGATGTCATACCCGGGGCGGCCCGAGCCAGTCCTCAAG GGGGTGTCGCTGTCGCTGCGCCCGGGGGAGGTTGTGGCGGTGCtggcgccccctggcggcgggAAGAGCTCCCTGGTGGCGGCCGCGCTGGGGCTGCGCCCCCTGGCGGGCGGGGCGGTGCTGCTCAACGGGATTCCCCTGACCCCTCGCTCGGACCCTGCTCTGCGGGAACAG gTGGCTGGTGTCCTGCAGTGCCCGTCGCTCTTGTCTCGCTCCCTCAGCGCCAACATCAcgctgggctggggacacaaggaggggacacaggtgatGGCAGCGACGCGGCGGGTGGGGGTGCACGCTTGGGCCAAGCAGCTGCCGCACGGCTACGACACAG AGGTGGGCCCACGGGGGATGCAGCTTTCAGGGGGACAGGCACAAGGGGTGGCGCTGGCCAGGGCCCTGCTTAGGAACCCTCAAGTGCTGGTGCTGGATGAGCCCACGCGGGCACTCGACCCCATGACCCGGCGCCAG gtggagcaggagctgctgtgtcccGGGACAGGGGAGGGGCCGGCAGTGCTGCTGGTGACAGGGCGGGTGGCCCTGGCCCAGCAGGCGCCGAGGGTGGCCCTGCTGGAGGGGGGACGGCTGCGGGAGCTGGGGACCCCCGGGGAGCTAAGGACCCTCCGgtgggggacagcgggggacactgaggatggggagggggatGACTAG
- the LOC128802621 gene encoding antigen peptide transporter 1-like isoform X1, with product MMSPPPRPITGVTPGRDFGGIPAVPAQPLARAVGFPGKGGGCWEGTEPASVAPPSLRTGTHWEQYREPHGPPGTPRQRRREEPGATGRGTGTHQDQSKTHQDPAVPMSPMLSPPIRRLLTLLGPERGRWTLVGGLMSASALGEVAAPYFTGRVTDRVAQEDATAAVWPLVLVGLGSAITELACDSMAAVALTRARDRLQRGAVAAVLRGDVPGPGGSLGDTPGAVAARVTGDAEAAHSALGDVLVPGLWALARAVSLLAVVAWLSPVLGLLTLLALPLFLLLPRAVGRIQQDLARQVRAAQASTTAVALESLGAMGTVRAFGHEAGVTKRVQQCLAQGHQLEQKEALAYAAGLWASGFPALVLKLVLLFLGGRLVSAGTVTRGELVTILMCQLHFTKAVEAMLHYVPILAKAIGSSETLLELLEQARTVTLAGPPSPVTPRGHETTWTQGLCLKDVWMSYPGRPEPVLKGVSLSLRPGEVVAVLAPPGGGKSSLVAAALGLRPLAGGAVLLNGIPLTPRSDPALREQVAGVLQCPSLLSRSLSANITLGWGHKEGTQVMAATRRVGVHAWAKQLPHGYDTEVGPRGMQLSGGQAQGVALARALLRNPQVLVLDEPTRALDPMTRRQVGHSPVPVSRGPILQVPWVPMSSGSSLTVAPGSPVLMSPICPCVPWVATPHVPLVAAPHVPWGLLSDQIPCVPAPVSLWILCIP from the exons ATGATGTCACCCCCACCGCGACCAATCACAGGCGTTACTCCAGGCCGGGATTTCGGGGGAATTCCCGCCGTGCCCGCCCAGCCCCTCGCGCGCGCTGTCGGCTTTCCGGGAAAAGGCGGCggctgctgggaagggaccGAGCCGGCGTCGGTCGCACCTCCAAGCCTCCggactgggacacactgggagcAGTACCGGGAGCCGCACGGACCCCCTGGGACTCCCCGGCAGCGACGGCGAGAAGAACCGGGAGCAACCGGGCGCGGCACCGGGACCCACCAGGACCAAAGCAAGACCCACCAGGACCCAGCGGTCCCCATGTCCCCGATGTTGTCCCCCCCCATACGCCGGCTCCTGACCCTGCTGGGCCCCGAGCGCGGGCGCTGGACGCTGGTGGGAGGGCTGATGTCGGCTTCTGCTCTCG GTGAGGTGGCTGCCCCCTACTTCACGGGCCGTGTCACCGACCGGGTGGCGCAGGAGGACGCAACAGCGGCCGTGTGGCCCCTTGTGCTGGTGGGGCTCGGCAG TGCCATCACCGAACTGGCCTGTGACAGCATGGCAGCTGTGGCGCTGACACGGGCGCGGGACCGGCTCCAGCGCGGTGCGGTGGCCGCGGTGCTCCGCGGGGACGTGCCCGGGCCGGGGGGCAGCCTGGGGGACACGCCAGGCGCGGTGGCCGCGCGGGTGACAGGGGACGCCGAGGCGGCGCACTCAGCACTGGGCGATGTGCTGGTGCCGGGGCTGTGGGCATTGGCTCgggctgtgtcactgctggccGTGGtggcctggctgtccccagtgctgggccTGCTCACCCTCCTGGCgctgcccctcttcctgctgctgccacgcGCCGTCGGGCGCATCCAACAG gaccTGGCACGGCAGGTGCGGGCAGCGCAGGCCAGCACCACGGCGGTGGCCCTGGAGTCCCTGGGGGCCATGGGGACCGTCCGGGCCTTTGGGCACGAGGCCGGTGTCACCAAGCGTGTCCAGCAGTGCCTCGCCCAGGGACACCAGCTGGAGCAGAAGGAGGCGCTGGCTTACGCGGCCGGGCTCTGGGCCAGCGGG ttTCCTGCACTGGTCCTGAAGCtggtgctgctcttcctgggggGACGCTTGGTGTCTGCGGGGACTGTCACCCGTGGGGAGCTGGTCACCATCCTCATGTGCCAGCTGCACTTCACCAAGGCTGTGGAG gcCATGCTCCATTATGTCCCGATCCTGGCCAAGGCCATTGGCTCCTCTGAGACACTCCTGGAACTGCTGGAGCAGGCCAGGACAGTGACACTCGCAGGGCCACCGTCACCTGTTACCCCCCGGGGCCATGAGACCACATGGACTCAAGGCCTGTGCCTCAAGGATGTCTGGATGTCATACCCGGGGCGGCCCGAGCCAGTCCTCAAG GGGGTGTCGCTGTCGCTGCGCCCGGGGGAGGTTGTGGCGGTGCtggcgccccctggcggcgggAAGAGCTCCCTGGTGGCGGCCGCGCTGGGGCTGCGCCCCCTGGCGGGCGGGGCGGTGCTGCTCAACGGGATTCCCCTGACCCCTCGCTCGGACCCTGCTCTGCGGGAACAG gTGGCTGGTGTCCTGCAGTGCCCGTCGCTCTTGTCTCGCTCCCTCAGCGCCAACATCAcgctgggctggggacacaaggaggggacacaggtgatGGCAGCGACGCGGCGGGTGGGGGTGCACGCTTGGGCCAAGCAGCTGCCGCACGGCTACGACACAG AGGTGGGCCCACGGGGGATGCAGCTTTCAGGGGGACAGGCACAAGGGGTGGCGCTGGCCAGGGCCCTGCTTAGGAACCCTCAAGTGCTGGTGCTGGATGAGCCCACGCGGGCACTCGACCCCATGACCCGGCGCCAGGTAGgtcacagccctgtccctgtgtcccgtGGCCCCATCCTCCAGGTCCCCTGGGTCCCCATGTCCTCTGGGTCCTCACTCACTGTGGCCCCTGGGTCCCCAGTCCTCATGTCCCCCATATGCCCTTGTGTCCCCTGGGTTGCCACTCCCCATGTCCCCTTGGTTGCtgccccccatgtcccctgggGTCTCCTAAGTGACCaaattccctgtgtccctgcccctgtgtcccTTTGGATTCTATGTATCCCCTAG
- the LOC128802620 gene encoding antigen peptide transporter 2-like isoform X1 encodes MALPSAGLLPGVLLVADALALVLLMPLMPVLVALGAAGVWLEAALRLPVLAAATWLLGPRRPSGATAAAVTVAATPAVFGTFQHLLGPPGAGPGLLVVAAPAWLGVTHAAAALALLAWAAPPAPGGVPETPGNVPKAPGTIWRTLALTWEERKVLGAALLCLVLAIVGEMSGPYVTGMVLDAIGSGDELTAGAVGMVAAAGATSVLFSGCRGSFFMLLKARLCQSLSLRLFSHLVHQDLDFFQQTPAAELLAQFSLEVPRVCMAVPMGANQLLRSLVMALVVGTFMVGLAPGLALLAFLEVPFGIATHRIQSARKRALQRSMMEASARTASGVQESVAAIETIRIFSAEKEEEEQHRWNLAKELRLKEQMDLELAFFTLVHRVLELSIRVLVLFRSHQQLRDRYITPGALVTFLLYQDRIGSHVQVLLYGFNEFFTNAAAGQKIWEYLDREPTGNLGGTREPPKLQGHVTFQKVSFAYPGNPEHPVLKDVTFEVRSGEVTALAGPNGSGKSTAVALLERLRDPGSGTVLLDGIPLPEYEHQYLHRKVVLVEQDPLLFSGTIRENVVLGLEHCKESELQEAATAAGAMDFIQGLEQSWDTEVGEHGGRLAAGERRRVALARALLRRPAVLILDEALDDGDEGAAQRWVRTGLAQTVLVVSHRPRVLDAADRLVVLERGAVVETGTPAELRERCGAYSRLLLGRSSTGQPEAPGMGSEKEAASGRE; translated from the exons ATGGCGCTGCCGTCCGCTGGTCTCCTGCCCGGTGTTCTGCTGGTGGCCGATGCCCTGGCACTGGTGTTACTGATGCCGCTGATGCCGGTGCTGGTGGCGCTGGGCGCGGCGGGTGTGTGGCTCGAGGCCGCCCTGCGCTTGCCCGTCCTGGCCGCGGCCACGTGGCTGCTGGGCCCTCGCCGTCCCTCCGGAGCCACCGCGGCCGCCGTCACGGTCGCCGCCACCCCCGCGGTCTTCGGAACATTCCAGCACCTCCTGGGGCCGCccggggctgggccggggctCTTGGTGGTCGCCGCGCCCGCCTGGCTCGGGGTCACCCACGCCGCTGCTGCACTGGCCCTGCTGGCCTGggccgcgcccccggcccccGGCGGTGTCCCTGAGACCCCCGGCAACGTTCCCAAGGCTCCTGGCACCATCTGGCGCACTCTGGCACTGACCTGGGAGGAGCGGAAAGTCCTTGGAgctgctctcctctgcctcGTGCTGGCGATCGTTG GGGAGATGTCGGGACCATACGTCACTGGGATGGTGCTGGATGCCATCGGGAGTGGGGATGAACTCACCGCCGGAGCTGTCGGGATGGTGGCGGCTGCTGGAGCCACAAG cgTGCTGTTTTCCGGGTGCCGTGGGTCTTTCTTCATGCTGTTGAAAGCGCGTCTCTGTCAGAGCCTGAGCCTCCGGCTCTTTTCCCACCTGGTCCACCAAGACCTGGACTTCTTCCAGCAAACGCCAGCAG ctgagctcttGGCTCAGTTTTCCCTGGAAGTGCCACGGGTGTGCATGGCAGTACCGATGGGAGCCAACCAGCTGCTCCGAAGCCTGGTTATGGCCCTGGTGGTGGGGACGTTCATGGTGGGGCTGGCACCAGGGCTGGCGCTGCTGGCATTTCTGGAGGTGCCCTTTGGAATCGCCACCCACCGTATCCAGAGTGCTCGGAAACGG GCACTTCAGAGATCCATGATGGAAGCATCCGCCCGGACAGCCTCAGGGGTGCAGGAATCTGTTGCCGCCATCGAGACAATCCGTATATTTTCAgcggagaaggaggaggaggagcagcacaggtggaacctGGCCAAGGAGCTGAGGCTGAAGGAGCAGATGGACCTGGAACTGGCATTCTTCACCCTTGTCCATAGG GTGCTCGAACTGTCCATCCGGGTCCTGGTGCTCTTCCGGAGCCACCAGCAGCTGCGTGACAGATACATCACTCCTGGGGCCCTTGTCACCTTCCTGCTGTACCAGGACAGAATTGGCAGCCACGTCCAG gtGCTGCTCTACGGCTTCAATGAATTCTTCACCAATGCGGCTGCTGGACAGAAGATCTGGGAATACCTGGATCGGGAACCCACAGGGAATCTTGGGGGGACACGGGAGCCCCCCAAGCTTCAGGGCCACGTCACTTTTCAGAAGGTCTCCTTCGCATATCCTGGGAATCCAGAGCATCCTGTGCTGAAG GACGTGACCTTCGAGGTGCGTTCCGGGGAGGTGACAGCACTGGCGGGGCCCAACGGAAGCGGGAAGAGCACGGCCGTAGCGCTGCTGGAGCGGCTGCGGGATCCTGGGAGTGGGACGGTGCTGCTGGATGGGATCCCGCTGCCAGAATACGAACACCAGTACCTGCACCGCAAG gtggTGCTTGTGGAGCAGGATCCCCTCCTGTTTTCTGGAACGATCCGTGAAAACGtcgtgctggggctggagcactgcAAAGagtcagagctgcaggaggccgccactgctgctggagccatgGACTTCATCCAGGgactggagcagagctgggacactG AGGTGGGGGAGCATGGGGGGCGGCTGGCGGCAGGGGAGCGGCGCCGTGTGGCCCTGGCCCGGGCTCTGCTCCGGCGTCCGGCTGTCCTCATCCTCGACGAGGCACTGGATGACGGAGACGAGGGAGCG GCACAGCGCTGGGTGCGCACTGGGCTGGCCCAGACCGTGCTGGTTGTGTCCCACCGGCCGCGGGTGCTGGATGCGGCCGATCGCCTCGTGGTGCTGGAGCGCGGAGCCGTGGTGGAGACAGGAACGCCGGCGGAGCTGCGGGAACGCTGCGGGGCCTACAGCCGCCTGCTCCTTGGACGAAGCAGCACTGGGCAGCCCGAGGCCCCCGGGATGGGCAGTGAGAAGGAGGCTGCATCTGGCAGGGAGTAA
- the LOC128802620 gene encoding antigen peptide transporter 2-like isoform X2 — protein MALPSAGLLPGVLLVADALALVLLMPLMPVLVALGAAGVWLEAALRLPVLAAATWLLGPRRPSGATAAAVTVAATPAVFGTFQHLLGPPGAGPGLLVVAAPAWLGVTHAAAALALLAWAAPPAPGGVPETPGNVPKAPGTIWRTLALTWEERKVLGAALLCLVLAIVGEMSGPYVTGMVLDAIGSGDELTAGAVGMVAAAGATSVLFSGCRGSFFMLLKARLCQSLSLRLFSHLVHQDLDFFQQTPAAELLAQFSLEVPRVCMAVPMGANQLLRSLVMALVVGTFMVGLAPGLALLAFLEVPFGIATHRIQSARKRVLELSIRVLVLFRSHQQLRDRYITPGALVTFLLYQDRIGSHVQVLLYGFNEFFTNAAAGQKIWEYLDREPTGNLGGTREPPKLQGHVTFQKVSFAYPGNPEHPVLKDVTFEVRSGEVTALAGPNGSGKSTAVALLERLRDPGSGTVLLDGIPLPEYEHQYLHRKVVLVEQDPLLFSGTIRENVVLGLEHCKESELQEAATAAGAMDFIQGLEQSWDTEVGEHGGRLAAGERRRVALARALLRRPAVLILDEALDDGDEGAAQRWVRTGLAQTVLVVSHRPRVLDAADRLVVLERGAVVETGTPAELRERCGAYSRLLLGRSSTGQPEAPGMGSEKEAASGRE, from the exons ATGGCGCTGCCGTCCGCTGGTCTCCTGCCCGGTGTTCTGCTGGTGGCCGATGCCCTGGCACTGGTGTTACTGATGCCGCTGATGCCGGTGCTGGTGGCGCTGGGCGCGGCGGGTGTGTGGCTCGAGGCCGCCCTGCGCTTGCCCGTCCTGGCCGCGGCCACGTGGCTGCTGGGCCCTCGCCGTCCCTCCGGAGCCACCGCGGCCGCCGTCACGGTCGCCGCCACCCCCGCGGTCTTCGGAACATTCCAGCACCTCCTGGGGCCGCccggggctgggccggggctCTTGGTGGTCGCCGCGCCCGCCTGGCTCGGGGTCACCCACGCCGCTGCTGCACTGGCCCTGCTGGCCTGggccgcgcccccggcccccGGCGGTGTCCCTGAGACCCCCGGCAACGTTCCCAAGGCTCCTGGCACCATCTGGCGCACTCTGGCACTGACCTGGGAGGAGCGGAAAGTCCTTGGAgctgctctcctctgcctcGTGCTGGCGATCGTTG GGGAGATGTCGGGACCATACGTCACTGGGATGGTGCTGGATGCCATCGGGAGTGGGGATGAACTCACCGCCGGAGCTGTCGGGATGGTGGCGGCTGCTGGAGCCACAAG cgTGCTGTTTTCCGGGTGCCGTGGGTCTTTCTTCATGCTGTTGAAAGCGCGTCTCTGTCAGAGCCTGAGCCTCCGGCTCTTTTCCCACCTGGTCCACCAAGACCTGGACTTCTTCCAGCAAACGCCAGCAG ctgagctcttGGCTCAGTTTTCCCTGGAAGTGCCACGGGTGTGCATGGCAGTACCGATGGGAGCCAACCAGCTGCTCCGAAGCCTGGTTATGGCCCTGGTGGTGGGGACGTTCATGGTGGGGCTGGCACCAGGGCTGGCGCTGCTGGCATTTCTGGAGGTGCCCTTTGGAATCGCCACCCACCGTATCCAGAGTGCTCGGAAACGG GTGCTCGAACTGTCCATCCGGGTCCTGGTGCTCTTCCGGAGCCACCAGCAGCTGCGTGACAGATACATCACTCCTGGGGCCCTTGTCACCTTCCTGCTGTACCAGGACAGAATTGGCAGCCACGTCCAG gtGCTGCTCTACGGCTTCAATGAATTCTTCACCAATGCGGCTGCTGGACAGAAGATCTGGGAATACCTGGATCGGGAACCCACAGGGAATCTTGGGGGGACACGGGAGCCCCCCAAGCTTCAGGGCCACGTCACTTTTCAGAAGGTCTCCTTCGCATATCCTGGGAATCCAGAGCATCCTGTGCTGAAG GACGTGACCTTCGAGGTGCGTTCCGGGGAGGTGACAGCACTGGCGGGGCCCAACGGAAGCGGGAAGAGCACGGCCGTAGCGCTGCTGGAGCGGCTGCGGGATCCTGGGAGTGGGACGGTGCTGCTGGATGGGATCCCGCTGCCAGAATACGAACACCAGTACCTGCACCGCAAG gtggTGCTTGTGGAGCAGGATCCCCTCCTGTTTTCTGGAACGATCCGTGAAAACGtcgtgctggggctggagcactgcAAAGagtcagagctgcaggaggccgccactgctgctggagccatgGACTTCATCCAGGgactggagcagagctgggacactG AGGTGGGGGAGCATGGGGGGCGGCTGGCGGCAGGGGAGCGGCGCCGTGTGGCCCTGGCCCGGGCTCTGCTCCGGCGTCCGGCTGTCCTCATCCTCGACGAGGCACTGGATGACGGAGACGAGGGAGCG GCACAGCGCTGGGTGCGCACTGGGCTGGCCCAGACCGTGCTGGTTGTGTCCCACCGGCCGCGGGTGCTGGATGCGGCCGATCGCCTCGTGGTGCTGGAGCGCGGAGCCGTGGTGGAGACAGGAACGCCGGCGGAGCTGCGGGAACGCTGCGGGGCCTACAGCCGCCTGCTCCTTGGACGAAGCAGCACTGGGCAGCCCGAGGCCCCCGGGATGGGCAGTGAGAAGGAGGCTGCATCTGGCAGGGAGTAA